A single region of the Accipiter gentilis chromosome 6, bAccGen1.1, whole genome shotgun sequence genome encodes:
- the FAM43A gene encoding protein FAM43A encodes MLPWKRSKVELVAGEARRQSKPKGYAVSVHYSALTSLARACPESALHRVGSMFRSKRRKFRVTSEDPTYTVLYLGNATTIQSKGEGCTDLAVCKIWSKSEAGRQGTKMKLTISAQGIRMAHAEDKGLRRPGHLYLLHRVTYCVADPRLPRVFAWIYRHELKHKAVMLRCHAVLVSKPEKAKAMALLLYQTSATALAEFRRLKKRDDARHQQQQLVGEQSIPLVPLRKLLNGQCCYKPPVERSRSAPKLGSITEDLLGEEQEERAMHCDCEDILEALGEPEGELLRAGAGRGEGAELGQLLRDLGELSLGNDLRSLRADLRVRRLLSGESTGSESSLESNGPDGAAPPCNGAEQPPPGDPETG; translated from the coding sequence ATGCTGCCCTGGAAGCGGAGCAAGGTGGAGCTGGTGGCGGGCGAGGCGCGGCGGCAGAGCAAGCCCAAGGGGTACGCGGTGAGCGTGCACTACTCGGCGCTCACCTCGCTGGCCCGCGCCTGCCCCGAGAGCGCCCTGCACCGCGTGGGCAGCATGTTCCGCTCCAAGCGGCGGAAATTCCGCGTGACCAGCGAGGACCCCACGTACACCGTGCTCTACCTGGGCAACGCCACCACCATCCAGTCCAAGGGCGAGGGCTGCACCGACCTGGCCGTCTGCAAGATCTGGAGCAAGAGCGAGGCGGGCCGGCAGGGCACCAAGATGAAGCTGACCATCAGCGCGCAGGGCATCCGCATGGCCCACGCCGAGGACAAGGGGCTGCGCCGGCCCGGCCACCTCTACCTGCTGCACCGGGTCACCTACTGCGTGGCCGACCCGCGCCTGCCGCGCGTCTTCGCCTGGATCTACCGCCACGAGCTGAAGCACAAGGCGGTGATGCTGCGCTGCCACGCCGTGCTGGTCTCCAAGCCCGAGAAGGCGAAGGCCATGGCCCTGCTGCTCTACCAGACCTCGGCCACGGCGCTGGCCGAGTTCCGCCGGCTGAAGAAGCGGGACGACGCgcggcaccagcagcagcagctggtgggcgAGCAGAGCATCCCGCTGGTGCCGCTGCGCAAGCTGCTCAACGGGCAGTGCTGCTACAAGCCGCCGGTGGAGCGGAGCCGCAGCGCGCCCAAGCTGGGCTCCATCACGGAGGACCTGCTGGGCGAGGAGCAGGAGGAGCGGGCCATGCACTGCGACTGCGAGGACATCCTGGAGGCGCTGGGCGAGCCCGAGGGCGAGCTGCTGCGCGCCGGCGCCGGCCGCGGCGAGGGCGCGGAGCTGGGCCAGCTCCTCCGCGACCTGGGCGAGCTCAGCCTGGGCAACGACCTGCGCTCGCTGCGCGCCGACCTCCGCGTCCGCCGCCTGCTCTCCGGCGAGAGCACGGGCAGCGAGTCCTCCCTGGAGAGCAACGGCCCGGACGGCGCCGCCCCGCCCTGCAACGGCGCCGAGCAGCCGCCCCCCGGCGACCCCGAGACCGGCTGA